One genomic segment of Petrotoga olearia DSM 13574 includes these proteins:
- a CDS encoding DNA polymerase III subunit alpha, with translation MDKILDGGLPLKILGPVVTSKTIGKSYLQLRDLFPLAKRYGYNCIVLSEPHPKSWVSFIVYAQKYGVKPIILYETVDGKFLLQTNNDIRSAVIYYNGLVSDLKLKKIDLNLPYVKYPTGVLKDIFNDEESLCIKDGLKYQNELSIFSNIETYYNIRNYKFDEYKVTDLNLTDIILQKELTSEEKKRLSYELNIIKKLNVENYILTVKKIVDTAIKNNILVGPGRGSAVGSFLVYKLGITKVNPIDYDLLFERFLNQYRHELPDIDLDVDAERRVDLIKALQKEFGENKISQIRTYSTMKIKSSLKKAEELLGYNLEAKINAPIRSKENIDKFKSLPQKDKTFFYVAYYLEGIEVAESVHAAGLIISQNDLRTFSPIEGKKTPQRGFKEVPIIEWEMSDLKYLGVEKFDILALDTLTFLKKLQIKEKYRELNDSKTFHYLSKGLTKGIFQLDSKLGQKLAQRIKPKNFEELILLLAINRPGPLESGMIDQYVNEDSPEYLKKIFPETMGVLVYQEQIMKIAQILGEFSPQESDLLRKAVSKKEKDKITTFKNKFVTNASKKIDEEEANVLFSQIENFAQYAFNKSHAVAYAHITYWLSEKKFQDPSNFFLEYVKIKGLDVDIIDEASLLGVKIKLPDIRYPSGLASKTDLILPLYIIKGIGKNISHIFEEAKLSNLEDFFNFVINKNINRNIVELIIKSGALDYFNNNRKNLLREVTQRVKGKVQQLEDIKSTLFGEVKQKSIKKVETTLQDYAQYEIESIGFPLSLMSQKGLSNTLINKYLYRQKVYLDGYVYRDFIVDNSAMIYSKVYNKNLKRLIKYI, from the coding sequence ATGGACAAAATTCTTGACGGAGGGCTGCCATTGAAGATCTTAGGACCTGTGGTAACTTCCAAAACTATCGGTAAATCCTATCTGCAACTAAGGGACCTTTTTCCCTTAGCAAAAAGGTATGGCTACAATTGCATAGTTCTATCAGAGCCACACCCAAAATCATGGGTAAGTTTTATTGTTTATGCCCAAAAGTATGGAGTTAAGCCAATAATTCTGTATGAAACGGTAGATGGTAAATTCTTATTGCAAACAAACAACGATATTAGATCAGCTGTAATTTACTATAACGGATTAGTAAGCGACTTAAAATTAAAAAAAATCGATTTGAATCTTCCCTATGTGAAATATCCAACAGGGGTTTTAAAAGATATATTTAACGATGAAGAATCTCTTTGTATCAAAGATGGTTTAAAATATCAAAATGAACTATCTATATTCTCAAATATAGAAACTTATTACAATATAAGAAACTATAAATTTGATGAATACAAAGTTACTGACTTGAATTTAACAGATATTATTTTACAAAAAGAACTAACTTCCGAAGAAAAAAAACGCCTATCCTATGAGCTGAACATAATAAAAAAGTTAAACGTGGAAAATTATATTCTAACGGTAAAAAAAATCGTTGACACCGCTATAAAAAATAACATCTTAGTTGGACCTGGAAGAGGTTCCGCTGTAGGTTCTTTCTTAGTTTATAAATTAGGAATAACTAAGGTGAATCCTATTGACTACGATCTCCTCTTCGAAAGATTTCTAAACCAATACAGGCATGAATTACCCGATATAGATCTGGATGTCGACGCGGAAAGAAGAGTTGATCTAATAAAGGCCTTGCAAAAAGAATTTGGAGAAAATAAGATCTCTCAAATCAGGACTTACTCCACCATGAAAATCAAATCCTCTTTAAAAAAGGCAGAAGAACTACTTGGATACAATTTAGAAGCTAAAATAAACGCTCCGATAAGAAGCAAAGAAAACATTGATAAATTTAAATCTTTACCGCAAAAAGATAAAACCTTTTTTTATGTCGCTTACTATCTTGAAGGAATAGAAGTAGCAGAATCGGTTCATGCAGCAGGTTTGATAATTTCCCAAAATGACCTTAGAACCTTTTCTCCCATTGAAGGAAAGAAAACGCCCCAAAGGGGATTCAAGGAAGTACCTATTATAGAATGGGAAATGTCTGATTTAAAATATTTAGGAGTGGAAAAATTCGACATTTTAGCTTTGGACACGTTGACCTTCTTAAAAAAATTACAAATAAAAGAAAAGTACCGAGAACTTAATGATTCAAAAACTTTTCATTACCTGTCCAAAGGATTGACAAAAGGTATCTTCCAATTGGATTCAAAACTAGGGCAAAAATTAGCCCAAAGAATAAAACCCAAAAATTTTGAAGAACTTATCTTACTATTAGCTATCAACAGACCTGGACCTCTTGAATCCGGAATGATAGATCAATACGTTAATGAAGACTCCCCAGAATATTTGAAAAAGATTTTCCCAGAAACAATGGGGGTCTTAGTTTACCAAGAACAGATAATGAAAATCGCTCAAATCTTAGGAGAATTTTCTCCTCAAGAATCTGATTTATTGAGAAAAGCAGTATCTAAGAAAGAAAAAGACAAAATTACAACCTTCAAAAACAAATTTGTTACCAACGCTTCAAAAAAGATAGACGAAGAAGAAGCAAACGTATTGTTTTCACAAATTGAAAACTTTGCTCAGTATGCTTTTAATAAATCTCATGCGGTAGCATACGCTCACATCACATATTGGCTATCAGAAAAAAAATTCCAAGATCCTTCCAATTTTTTCTTAGAGTATGTTAAAATAAAAGGCCTTGATGTTGATATAATAGATGAAGCATCGCTTTTAGGAGTAAAAATAAAGTTACCAGACATTAGATATCCATCCGGTTTAGCAAGTAAAACAGATCTAATACTACCTTTGTATATAATTAAAGGAATAGGCAAAAATATCTCTCACATATTCGAAGAAGCGAAACTCTCAAACTTAGAAGATTTTTTTAATTTCGTAATCAACAAAAATATCAATAGAAATATTGTGGAACTAATAATCAAATCAGGCGCGTTAGATTATTTCAACAACAATCGTAAAAATTTACTAAGAGAGGTCACTCAGCGAGTGAAAGGAAAAGTCCAACAGTTAGAAGATATTAAAAGTACGTTATTCGGAGAGGTGAAACAAAAATCAATTAAAAAGGTTGAAACAACCTTACAAGACTACGCACAATACGAAATAGAAAGTATAGGATTCCCATTAAGTTTAATGTCTCAAAAAGGGTTATCTAATACGTTGATAAATAAATATCTTTACAGACAAAAGGTTTACCTTGATGGTTATGTCTACAGAGATTTTATAGTCGATAACTCTGCTATGATCTATTCAAAAGTTTATAACAAAAACTTGAAAAGACTGATTAAATACATTTAA
- the glpX gene encoding class II fructose-bisphosphatase codes for MEKKIYPELTMDFVRVTEASALMSSLYLGCGNLEMIKHSSIDAMRGMFDYIDFKGNIVMSKYDKENSKMLYVDEKVGTWQDSTSEMDLAVDAIDGVKLAAFGLPNAISCVAATVSGGIKVLPTFYSFKLAVGRELKGKLDLRKPMKENIKIACEVLGIAPTELTFVILNRQRHEEIIEEIKEAGSRIKLISDGDITAAIATAIPDSGVDIYVGIGGTLEGVLSAAALKTLGGEIQMKLWTRDRIEEQSIKEEGWDVEKIFYIDEIVGGEDVIFSATGITDGDLLKGVKFVKGFAYTHTLTMRSKSATIRKIESMHNLKNKTIRLKSLEEDKRLIDLRNEYIN; via the coding sequence ATGGAAAAGAAGATTTATCCAGAGTTGACTATGGATTTTGTAAGGGTTACAGAAGCATCTGCTTTGATGAGTAGTTTATACTTGGGTTGTGGTAATTTGGAAATGATTAAGCATAGTTCTATCGATGCTATGAGAGGCATGTTTGACTACATAGACTTTAAAGGGAATATAGTAATGAGTAAATACGATAAAGAAAATTCAAAGATGTTGTACGTTGATGAAAAAGTGGGTACTTGGCAAGACAGCACTTCTGAAATGGATTTAGCCGTTGATGCTATAGACGGAGTGAAATTGGCTGCCTTCGGCCTGCCCAATGCCATAAGTTGCGTTGCTGCCACGGTGTCTGGAGGCATTAAAGTACTGCCGACTTTTTATTCATTTAAACTTGCTGTAGGACGTGAATTAAAAGGCAAATTGGATTTAAGAAAACCTATGAAAGAGAATATAAAAATCGCGTGTGAGGTTTTGGGAATTGCACCAACGGAACTAACTTTTGTTATTTTGAATAGGCAAAGGCATGAAGAGATTATAGAAGAGATTAAAGAAGCTGGTTCGAGAATAAAATTAATAAGTGATGGGGATATCACAGCAGCTATAGCGACCGCGATTCCCGATAGTGGAGTGGATATCTATGTTGGTATTGGGGGAACTCTTGAAGGGGTACTGTCAGCTGCTGCTTTAAAAACGTTAGGGGGAGAAATTCAAATGAAATTATGGACAAGGGATAGAATTGAAGAACAATCGATCAAGGAAGAAGGTTGGGACGTTGAAAAAATCTTTTATATCGATGAAATAGTTGGTGGGGAAGATGTAATATTTTCTGCAACAGGTATCACGGATGGGGATCTTTTAAAAGGGGTAAAATTTGTTAAAGGCTTTGCTTACACTCATACACTTACGATGAGAAGTAAGAGTGCTACTATAAGAAAAATCGAGTCTATGCATAATTTGAAAAATAAAACTATAAGGTTGAAATCTTTAGAAGAGGATAAAAGATTGATAGATTTGAGGAACGAGTATATTAATTAA
- a CDS encoding aminopeptidase: MNLTELEKSLTIQKKSVWSKRDKEDIDRYTSQYKEFINFSKTERKTVSYSVELLEKNGFKPLSHYVKSGKIEKGDKVYFVNRDKAVFAFKYNNPLKEGINIVGAHIDSPRFDFKPEPIVEDENIAMAKTHYYGGVKKYQWFNIPLELHGVIIKSDGSKIEISIGQDENDPIFVISDLLPHLDRDLANKKVSEAFEAEKMNLLLGTTAISYDETDKVKNPVKLNILKLLNDKYGIVEEDLVSAELEIVPALPARDVGLDKSLLASYGHDDRVCAYTALTALIDAQTSVKNPAVLLVDKEEIGSDGNTGAKNHFWIYVLKKIAALAKEEELLQNIEEILTNSTLLSADVSAAVDPNYKEAHDLSNAPKLGYGITLMKYTGSGGKGRTNDANAELVGKIRNLFNKENISWQIGELGKVDRGGGGTIALFFSEKGLDVLDAGVPLLGMHSPYEVASKADIYETYLAYKTFYEKFGK, translated from the coding sequence ATGAACCTAACAGAATTAGAAAAAAGTTTAACCATTCAAAAGAAAAGTGTTTGGAGCAAAAGGGACAAAGAAGATATCGATAGGTATACTTCACAGTACAAAGAGTTTATCAACTTTTCTAAAACTGAAAGAAAAACAGTTTCATATTCAGTTGAACTCCTTGAAAAAAACGGTTTCAAACCTCTATCTCATTATGTAAAATCTGGAAAGATAGAAAAAGGTGATAAAGTTTACTTTGTAAACAGAGACAAGGCAGTATTCGCTTTCAAGTACAACAATCCTTTGAAGGAGGGCATCAACATAGTAGGTGCTCATATAGATTCGCCGAGGTTTGATTTCAAGCCAGAACCTATAGTTGAAGATGAAAATATTGCAATGGCGAAGACTCATTATTATGGTGGTGTAAAGAAGTATCAGTGGTTTAACATACCTCTTGAATTACATGGTGTAATAATAAAAAGCGACGGCAGTAAAATCGAGATTTCCATAGGTCAAGATGAAAACGACCCCATATTTGTAATATCTGATTTGTTACCTCATCTTGATAGAGATTTGGCTAATAAAAAGGTTTCGGAAGCCTTTGAAGCTGAAAAGATGAATTTGCTCCTTGGTACTACTGCTATTTCCTACGATGAAACCGATAAGGTTAAAAATCCTGTTAAGTTAAATATCTTAAAGCTCTTGAACGATAAATACGGAATCGTAGAAGAAGACTTAGTCAGTGCTGAATTGGAAATCGTTCCTGCACTTCCTGCCAGAGATGTAGGCCTAGATAAGAGCCTTTTAGCTTCTTACGGACACGACGATAGGGTCTGTGCCTACACCGCATTAACCGCTTTAATTGATGCACAAACTTCCGTAAAAAATCCTGCAGTTTTGCTAGTTGATAAAGAAGAAATCGGTAGCGACGGAAATACAGGGGCAAAAAACCATTTCTGGATCTACGTGTTGAAGAAAATTGCCGCTTTGGCAAAAGAAGAAGAACTACTTCAAAATATAGAAGAAATCCTTACAAATTCAACTTTACTTTCAGCGGATGTGTCAGCAGCTGTAGACCCAAACTACAAAGAAGCTCATGATTTATCCAACGCTCCAAAATTGGGTTACGGTATAACTCTGATGAAATATACAGGTTCAGGGGGCAAAGGAAGAACAAACGATGCAAATGCTGAATTAGTAGGAAAAATTAGAAACCTTTTCAACAAAGAAAATATATCTTGGCAAATAGGAGAATTAGGAAAGGTTGACAGAGGCGGAGGAGGAACCATAGCGCTTTTCTTTTCTGAAAAAGGTTTAGACGTTTTGGATGCTGGCGTTCCGCTTTTGGGGATGCACTCTCCGTATGAAGTAGCATCAAAAGCGGATATATACGAAACTTATTTGGCTTATAAAACTTTTTATGAAAAATTTGGAAAATGA
- the atpC gene encoding ATP synthase F1 subunit epsilon gives MFKFKVVTPEGVKYEEDVQYVEFKTKEGSMGTLTQRLPIVTSLRIAPVLIKKVDNSVDSFAIHGGILEMTGEEMTIVTTAAERSEDIDVEAARKAMESAQEQIKAAEDKFKKIKLQTRIEKNLLRVNLSKRK, from the coding sequence ATATTTAAATTCAAAGTTGTTACCCCAGAAGGGGTAAAGTACGAAGAAGATGTTCAGTATGTAGAATTTAAAACAAAAGAGGGGTCTATGGGAACTTTAACTCAACGGTTGCCCATTGTGACTTCTTTAAGGATTGCACCAGTATTGATAAAAAAAGTTGATAACTCAGTTGATAGTTTTGCGATCCATGGTGGTATTTTGGAGATGACTGGGGAAGAAATGACTATTGTTACCACGGCTGCTGAAAGATCGGAAGATATAGATGTTGAAGCTGCGAGGAAAGCTATGGAAAGTGCCCAAGAGCAGATTAAAGCAGCAGAAGATAAGTTTAAAAAAATTAAATTACAAACTAGAATTGAGAAGAATCTTTTAAGGGTCAATTTATCGAAAAGAAAATAA
- a CDS encoding glycosyltransferase family 4 protein, whose protein sequence is MKINILSIAEKYPGQGVYSATLDHKYILKKYSDYTIYENKILGNYDVLHIHTINIKSFLSLLKNKKKSFCVISAHIVPNSLKGSIKFSKLWLPFFNRYLKYFYNSSDCILAVSEETKNELIKDLQINPNKIVVFRNFVIKELFLTKPEEKRTQKSYLRKKYGYNDDDFIILGAGQIQPRKGITDFVETTKRLKNMKFIWAGGMPFKHITEGHDEMNRLIKRSPNNVNFIGAINREKMIDYYSLSDIFFLPSFQETFGLVVIEAAGSGLPLVLRDLTVYKQIFSPNYLSGNSVEDFVEIIKKLNINTELYAEYEKKSYILFENYSDEKAFIKLKNIYEEGLKQKIYIGGKNARR, encoded by the coding sequence ATGAAAATCAATATTTTATCAATAGCAGAAAAATACCCTGGTCAAGGGGTGTATTCGGCCACATTGGATCACAAATACATTTTAAAAAAATATAGTGATTACACAATATACGAGAACAAAATTTTAGGAAATTACGATGTTTTACATATTCATACTATAAACATAAAAAGCTTCTTATCGTTGTTAAAGAATAAGAAAAAATCTTTTTGCGTGATTTCTGCTCACATAGTTCCTAATTCCCTGAAAGGTAGTATAAAATTCAGTAAACTATGGTTACCTTTTTTCAATAGATATTTAAAATATTTCTATAACTCTTCTGACTGCATTTTAGCCGTCAGTGAAGAAACTAAAAATGAGTTGATTAAGGATCTCCAGATAAATCCAAATAAAATTGTGGTCTTCAGAAACTTTGTTATAAAAGAATTGTTCCTCACAAAACCTGAGGAAAAACGCACTCAAAAATCCTATTTAAGAAAAAAATATGGATATAATGATGATGATTTCATAATTTTAGGCGCCGGACAGATACAACCCAGAAAAGGTATAACAGATTTTGTAGAAACCACTAAAAGATTAAAGAACATGAAGTTCATTTGGGCCGGTGGAATGCCCTTTAAACATATAACTGAGGGTCATGATGAAATGAACAGATTGATAAAAAGGTCGCCTAATAATGTCAATTTTATTGGAGCCATAAACAGAGAAAAAATGATCGATTATTATTCTTTATCCGATATTTTCTTCTTACCTTCCTTTCAAGAAACCTTTGGATTAGTTGTAATTGAAGCAGCTGGAAGCGGTTTACCTTTAGTGCTGAGAGATTTAACGGTTTACAAACAAATATTTTCTCCCAACTACTTATCTGGTAACTCAGTAGAAGATTTTGTAGAGATAATCAAAAAACTTAATATTAACACAGAACTATACGCTGAATACGAGAAAAAGTCTTACATATTATTTGAAAATTATAGCGATGAAAAGGCCTTTATAAAATTAAAAAATATCTATGAAGAGGGTCTAAAACAAAAAATCTATATAGGAGGTAAAAATGCCCGGAGATAA
- a CDS encoding lysylphosphatidylglycerol synthase transmembrane domain-containing protein: MPGDKTNEEGKTLSRKKIIINLIIALIIGLVINILISFFADFQETLVTLKTVNLFVIVEVFIVFSMAYLIDLIRLYLVSISFHKKIKFKDAIYNTISYYFMSNITPMASGGQPYQIYHLTKLGIESTLATNIVMSRLVENLLFSSAMILIFIKRVMSILNRIGTGKYILIIGIIAALGFSALLILIFLNPKLIYKLFNFLLKILPLKDKSKFEKRLQKLENWLVELKLSIKALWIEKAHIVAVDFILGGFTVFFHSLGLYIALTSITSGNYSILEIFILFIIMNFVIYYIPTPGSTGGVETLYGIVLASFMPGRFVSTTILLWRFATYYLQIAFEGVILFMTRTKEKGVST, from the coding sequence ATGCCCGGAGATAAAACCAATGAAGAGGGGAAAACACTTAGTAGAAAAAAAATAATCATTAATCTAATCATTGCTTTAATTATTGGTTTAGTCATCAACATTTTGATCTCTTTTTTTGCAGATTTCCAAGAAACCCTCGTCACCCTTAAAACTGTCAATCTATTCGTTATTGTGGAGGTATTTATAGTTTTTTCTATGGCTTATTTGATAGATTTAATAAGATTGTACCTAGTATCCATAAGCTTCCACAAAAAAATAAAGTTTAAAGATGCCATATATAATACCATTTCATACTATTTTATGTCAAATATCACCCCAATGGCTAGTGGTGGTCAACCTTATCAAATATACCATCTTACAAAATTAGGAATAGAGTCAACTTTGGCTACAAATATAGTGATGTCAAGGCTTGTAGAAAATTTATTGTTCTCTTCGGCTATGATCCTAATCTTCATAAAAAGAGTAATGAGTATTTTAAACAGAATAGGAACTGGGAAATATATACTTATCATTGGTATAATAGCTGCATTAGGGTTCTCAGCTTTGTTAATTTTAATATTTTTAAACCCAAAATTGATATATAAGTTGTTTAACTTCTTACTGAAGATATTGCCATTAAAAGATAAATCGAAATTCGAAAAAAGGTTACAAAAGCTAGAAAATTGGCTAGTAGAGCTAAAGTTAAGCATTAAAGCACTATGGATCGAAAAGGCACATATAGTTGCGGTTGACTTTATATTGGGTGGTTTTACCGTTTTTTTTCATTCTCTAGGTTTGTATATTGCATTGACATCTATTACGTCAGGAAATTACAGCATCCTTGAAATATTCATTCTTTTTATAATAATGAACTTTGTCATCTATTATATACCTACCCCTGGTTCCACAGGTGGAGTAGAGACATTGTATGGTATTGTCCTTGCTAGTTTTATGCCCGGAAGATTCGTTTCTACAACTATATTGTTGTGGAGATTCGCAACTTATTATTTACAAATAGCCTTTGAAGGGGTAATCTTATTTATGACAAGAACAAAAGAAAAAGGAGTCTCAACATAA